The Undibacterium cyanobacteriorum genomic sequence GGCTGACCGAGGAATCGACATGTATCAATGTGGGTATTTCAAATTTTGAATCCTGCGTCGCTAGTATCGCAAATGTTAATCAAAATAATACTGCGCAGCCGGGCACTGAGTTTTATTATTCCAGTAGCCACTCGCAAGTGGCTGGTTTGATGGCGATCAAGGCGCGTGGTGTGAGCTCGTGGCAAGAACTTTTTTCTGAATTTAAACAACAAACTGGCCTATTTAAGAGCGCGGCTTATGATTTGCCGTCGCTGAGTAATCCGCGTCTTGCTGGCGGTATGCATTGGAATGGTACTGAGTATCTTGATTTTTTAAGTGCGCTCAAAGCTGGGAAATTATTGACGCCGGCGATGCAAAATCTGTATTTGCAAGATCGGACCGCGAATGTGAAGTTGACCTACTCGCCCGCCGCTGCATTAAACGAAGTGTGGCACTATGGCTTCGGATATTGGCATGAATGTCAAAGTTCAAGCTTTAATTGTATGCCTGCGTCCCGCATTTCTAGTCCCGGTGCTTATGGCGCTTATCCTTACTGGGATCGTAATAAATCTTACGTTGGTATTATCGCTCGCCAAGGTGCGCTAGGGACTTTCCCAAAGGGAGTGGATATTGAAAGAGCGATCCGTCCAAAAGTCGAAGCGTGGGTGGCGTGTAAATGATGAAGTGCCCATGAGATAAAAAAATAGAGCCAAGCAATGCTTGGCTCTATTCTTATTTGGAAAACGTCGAAAGTGCGCCTAACGAGCTGCAGAAAGATTGAAGAATTGCATGAGACTTTGGAGTTGCTCGGCCTGATCCGACAAGATATGAGAGGTTGCGGCGAGTTCTTCAGATGCCGACGCATTTTGTTGTGTGACCGCGTTCAGCTGCTCCATTGCTCGACTAATTTGATGGAGTCCAGCTGATTGTTCCTCTGAAGCTGCGGCGATCTCTTGTACCAAGTCAGAAGTCTTACCGATCGAAGGCACCATGTCAGTGAGCAATTTCCCTGCACGCTCAGAAATAGATACCGAGTTGGAGGCGAGTTCGCCGATCTCTTGTGCCGCAATTTGGCTACGTTCGGCCAGTTTGCGAACCTCGGCAGCCACCACAGCAAAACCCTTGCCATGCTCACCAGCCCGCGCTGCTTCAATGGCTGCGTTCAATGCCAACATATTGGTTTGATAGGCAATGTCATCCACAATCCCAATTTTGCCAGCGATGTCACGCATGGCTTGGATGGTCATTAATACCGCCTTGCTGGTTTCTTGGGCCTCGTTCGCTGAGCGATTGGCAATACCATCGGTAATCTTTGCGTTCTCGGTATTTTGTTGTACTGATGCGGACATCTCAACTACGGATGAACTCGTTTGCTCGACCCCAGAAGCTTGTTCCGAGGTTGATTGTGACAGGCTCTGTGCGGTCGCACTGACTTGTTCTGCTGCATTGCTCAGTTGATCGGCAGCAGCACGAACTTCGTTAATGATTTCCGCCAACTTCTCACTGGTCGAGTTCGTGTTCTCTTTGATTTGCTCAAAGGCACCTTCGTAATTCTGAGTAATTTTCTGCGACAGATCCCCATGCGAAAGCGCGCTCAATACGCGGATCACATCATTCAAACCTTGGGCACTGGTCTTCATTAAATGGTTCATGCCAGTGGCAAGTTGCAGATAGAAACCTTGCTTGTTTTCTTCGCTAATGCTTTGCGTGAAATCACCGCTCGCCGCGGCTTCTACTACGTAGCCAATTTCTTTTTCGATCGCCAATTGTTCAGTAATATCCAACCATTGACCTACGGTGCCGATTTTCTCGCCCGTTGAGGAGGCGATGGGGCTACTAATCACATCGTAATCACGCCCACCAAGTGTAAGGCGCGATTTCACAGTGCTGTTCAAGTTACGAAGACGTTCAAGTGCTGCAGCAGGGTCGTTGTAAAAAATGCCGATGCTGCCGCCCAGAACTTTGTTGGCATCGAAGCTTGGAATTTGCGCGCGGAATTGTGGCTCGTATTTATGCAGAGTATCTTTGAGCGCATGGTTGATATAGGTGATGGTGCCATCGTTGTCGGCAATACGAACAGGCACAGCAACAGAATCCAAAGCCATTTTGATGCGGGCATTGGTGTCGGCCTCTAACACGTTGGTTTGTAAGCGTTCACGTACCGCATCCATTTGCTCTTTGCGAATGGCTTTGTCCCCGGGTTGTTGCGGTAGGCTGTTTTCGAAATTGTTTTGCCCGTATTGACCGATCAGATCAGTCAGTGTCTGAACATCACGATTTTGTACTTCTACTAGGGCATTAATCTGTTTGGCAAGCTGACCAAATTCGCCTGGTAAATCTGTTTCGACGATGCGTGCGGCGAGCTTACCTTCTTGTTGATCGACGCTGAGTTTTTGGACACGATCATTGACGCTCTTAATGCGTTTAATGAGTTGATCGGTTGATGCCAGCAGACTGCCTTGATCATTGTCGTGCAATTCGAGCTGAACAGCGAGGTTGCCATTCGTGACTTCACGCACCGCATTCGCGACGACTTCAGGTTCGCCGCCAAGTTCGGTCAGAATTTCTTTGACCAGTTTGCGAGCGATGCGGAACAAGGCTGTTGCACCGAGAACGAGAATAACTATGTCAAAAATAATCGCATTGCGACCTTGGGTTCGGCTATTGAGATTCACGGATTCAGTGTATTTTTCAATCTCATCACCAAGCTTTTCGAGGCCTTTTTCCAAGGTCTCGAAATCTTTTTCGAATTGTTCCCAAGTTTTGTTAGCTTCGGCGCTTCGCTTGATGCTGGCTTGTGCGACGATTTCTGCAGAACGTAGATAGCTATTGAGATCACTACTGAGATTAGTGAGAATTGCTTTTACGTCCTTGCTGCCACCTTGCTCGACCGTAGCGAGATGATCCTTAAAAGTATTGCTATGTTCTTTGAGTTCCGCAAGGACGCCTTGTTTTTCGGCCTCAGTTGCTTCAGTATCGTTAGCGATGCGCATCGCATTTAAGACATCGGCACGAATGGTGTCATGCAGCATATCAGCGTTCATTTGCGAGCGTAGTATTTTGCTCGCTGCCACCATTTCTTGGCTTGATTGACTCTGTCGATAGGTATTAACAATGCCGATGAGGCCGACGACGAGTAAAAGGGCGAGTGCAACGCGAACCAGAAAGTTAAGGCGAGACTGCAAGCTACGCATACCGAACTCCTTGAATTGTCACAGACAATATTGGCGATCAAGCCAACCGGGGATAAGGTGCAACGCATTGGCGTTGGCACGTCCGAAGAACTTTGCTAAACAGTATTCTTATAAGGAGATTATTGCCTTGTGTCAAGAAGTTGACGTGCGGAATGAACCTGAAAAAGACAATTGTAAAAAATTGTTGGGACTTATAGCTGTAAAACTAATTTTTTGCGACGCCAAAGCTACACCGGTATCCCTGGAAAACGTTCTTGTCGACGCTCGAGAAACTGACCATGACGAGAGGGACTTGGCACACCTTTTTCGAGTGCAATCGCACCGTTCACCAAGACCCAATGGATGCCGGTCGCTGCTTGCTTCGGTGAGGCGAAAGTTGCTTGATCGCTGATAGTGGCCGGATCAAAGATCACGAGATCGGCCCAGCAGTCTGGCGCAATGCGACCGCGCTGTTTGAGGCCAAAATGATCGGCGGAGAGTGTGGTCATGCGACGTACTGCTTCGGCTAAGGTGAACAATTTTTTATCGCGGCTGTAATGTCCCAATACGCGAGGAAAGGCGCCCCATAGACGGGGATGGGGATGACTGTCGTGGGGCAAGCCATCTGAGCCTATCATCGTGTGTGGGTAGCTCAAGACGCGTTCGACATCATCCTCGCGCATCTGAAAATACACCGCGCCCGCTGGATGCAAACGGCGCGCAGCTTCTTTTTGGTCGACACCCCATTCCGTCGCGATATCGGCGAGGTCACGTCCTTGCATTTCTGGATGAGGCTCAGAAAAACTAATCATGATACGAATCACGCCATCGACGTAGTCGGGATCAAGCACGGTCGAACCAGCGGTATAGGGGTAGGCATCCAAGCCGATCGCTTGACTGCGTTTACGCTCGCTAATGTAGGCGAGTGTTTCCGTGGTGCGGCCCC encodes the following:
- a CDS encoding serine hydrolase domain-containing protein, yielding MLQRSNQSCSILPYKERAISLLVSLGLVACGGGSSDTPASTSTGSSNGGGTGGTTCSVSQLETDMTNQLGQLSTDADFSFAVERDDGRRYAYNRGTSSMSTSYESASTSKMVSAMIILRLVEKGYLKLEDKPQDWISNWPMPLNSPLRNMTLANLLSFTSGLTEESTCINVGISNFESCVASIANVNQNNTAQPGTEFYYSSSHSQVAGLMAIKARGVSSWQELFSEFKQQTGLFKSAAYDLPSLSNPRLAGGMHWNGTEYLDFLSALKAGKLLTPAMQNLYLQDRTANVKLTYSPAAALNEVWHYGFGYWHECQSSSFNCMPASRISSPGAYGAYPYWDRNKSYVGIIARQGALGTFPKGVDIERAIRPKVEAWVACK
- a CDS encoding methyl-accepting chemotaxis protein, whose product is MRSLQSRLNFLVRVALALLLVVGLIGIVNTYRQSQSSQEMVAASKILRSQMNADMLHDTIRADVLNAMRIANDTEATEAEKQGVLAELKEHSNTFKDHLATVEQGGSKDVKAILTNLSSDLNSYLRSAEIVAQASIKRSAEANKTWEQFEKDFETLEKGLEKLGDEIEKYTESVNLNSRTQGRNAIIFDIVILVLGATALFRIARKLVKEILTELGGEPEVVANAVREVTNGNLAVQLELHDNDQGSLLASTDQLIKRIKSVNDRVQKLSVDQQEGKLAARIVETDLPGEFGQLAKQINALVEVQNRDVQTLTDLIGQYGQNNFENSLPQQPGDKAIRKEQMDAVRERLQTNVLEADTNARIKMALDSVAVPVRIADNDGTITYINHALKDTLHKYEPQFRAQIPSFDANKVLGGSIGIFYNDPAAALERLRNLNSTVKSRLTLGGRDYDVISSPIASSTGEKIGTVGQWLDITEQLAIEKEIGYVVEAAASGDFTQSISEENKQGFYLQLATGMNHLMKTSAQGLNDVIRVLSALSHGDLSQKITQNYEGAFEQIKENTNSTSEKLAEIINEVRAAADQLSNAAEQVSATAQSLSQSTSEQASGVEQTSSSVVEMSASVQQNTENAKITDGIANRSANEAQETSKAVLMTIQAMRDIAGKIGIVDDIAYQTNMLALNAAIEAARAGEHGKGFAVVAAEVRKLAERSQIAAQEIGELASNSVSISERAGKLLTDMVPSIGKTSDLVQEIAAASEEQSAGLHQISRAMEQLNAVTQQNASASEELAATSHILSDQAEQLQSLMQFFNLSAAR